In the Arachis hypogaea cultivar Tifrunner chromosome 20, arahy.Tifrunner.gnm2.J5K5, whole genome shotgun sequence genome, ATATGTAAATTAAACTTGTTTTTCttatattaattcaaaatatCATATTATGAGACATGTTATATATCATGGTATTTTCTATTGAAGACCTTTAACCTTCTACTGGATCACTACATCATTTGAATGCATGATTAGACATTATAAACCAATAGATCGATCATGAAACTTCATGCATTCATTGACAAGACTGAGCATGCAACCCAGTGCATGCATCTGTGCAATTGTGTGGTTTGGTGAGTGTCATGCAACTTTTTTCCTTGTGTTAAGACTGTTTCTAGGACTACAAACTCTGGGTTGTGACCAGCAAAGTCATACAACAGCAACCTTATTGTTGCATCATACCTTGCTGTCTCTTGTGATTTCCAGCAGctataagagagagaaaaaacatCATTTTTTGTTCTGTTTATGTAACTTAATTGTTGTTCACTTTAAGAGTGAACATAGTACCTTAATCTCAAAGAGATAGTCAAATCACTTTTACAGCCAACTaacttattctaaagaaaatgaACATCCGTCTTAGTTGATACTAAACATCTAACAAATTAACCAAAATTTCATCCGTGCACCATGTTTAAATAGCCTAACTCAAACTCAACTAAACATAAACTAAGTCTAATCCAATTTTTCTTCATTACtccgaaatcacttaacaaaagaaactagTGGAGCATGTACATGCAGAATTCAGCAAATCAAGCAAAAGATCAATACTATAAGTAAAATAAACATCCACTTTTTAAATAAACAAATCATCTGCATACatagtaaaataaacatccatTTTAATTGATAATAAACATCTAATAAATTAAGAACTTTTATTCAATTATTACATTCTTAATTAAAATCCAATACCACCACCAATAGCACAAACAGACAGCATATATgcctaaaaagaaaaagaactatCATCAAAACCAACCATCCGATATCCTGCTAAAGTAAACATCCAATTAGGGTCAACTACAAATCGACAATGGTCAGCTTGGGTACGTCACATTGCATGCAAAGGACAACTAGGCGAGGGAAAAATAATCTGCTATTTGAACCAGATTACCTAAATTTTGCGACCTTTCCCACACTATCCTTAAATCAATTTCAACAATCTCAGCAAACATCTTATTCAACATGTTCCTACATACTAAAATTGCATGTATTCGATTTTCCACCATGTACAATCAAACATCTCAGCAGGCTAAACTGTGTCTAGAACACGAAGTAACAGAAAGATGAATCCTAAAAAAAGGAAATTAACCCACTAACCATAGATGATTAACGACGGTCGGAGATGGGGGGCTTTAACACTAATGAGGCCCTGGACTGTCGAATGGTCACGGCATCAACTCTCCGACGCAGGAGGCAGGATCGTGGCAGCAGGCTGACGCAGAGATGACGCGCGGGAAGCAGGTCCAGGTGCTGCTGTTCGGGTTGGCGCCGATGACTGGTCCGCGGCACGAGGGGACGCAAGGCTGGGATGTTCAGCCCAGAACGGTGCGCCGCAGTTGCTTCCAGCGACCGGGTACGGGTGCGGAAGCTGGGCGCTGCAGAAGGGGGTGGGCGATGCAATTCTCGTTCGAGCTGCGGCAGGTTGCGGGTGCAGGCGGCGACGAGAGGGTTGGGGGTAGGTTGAGTAGCGACAGTGTGGGATTTTGGGGGGAGAGGGTTACTGACGGTCAAAATAGGTAAATGGGGATAATTTGAAATTGGGGGTTTCAATTAGGGTAAATGatggtttatttttattttaaaatgggccaaattaaaattctattgtacatattgtatagatatctcattgtctccctagcgggactCGTTTATTAATATctcgctaatttttttttttttggtcaggtggattggacaacccccaattCTAGGTACCTCAACTGGATTGGACAACTTCCAATTCTAGGTACAACACACACCCACACGCTCCTCATATacttactatttttttttctcgGTTGCTATTGATAGGAGTTGAGCCCGAGACCTTTAAAATGGGGAGGGGCAGAATACCGTGTGAGCTAAGGCTCATTGGCAATATTTCGCTAACTTATCTTACGTGAACGAATTGTCTATTGTCATGAACTTTTTTTAAGTTGGCCCAATTTAAGggtctaactaaaaataaaaatgttattcgtatattaaaattagttattaaaatttattattaatatatttacatatatttatatatgtagattaatttatttttaatatatatttatattttaatatatattttatattaataactgattttagtatagtCTTAACGTAATAGTAACTAAAAAGCCGAGTAATACATGCCAAAAGAGATAACCTCCTGTGcatatcttgaaaaaaaaaattgtttttaaaacatttttttttttaaattcatttaacAACCATGCAAAGAATGATTATACTAACAACAATGTCGCATAAAAAACTCGTGAACAGTTTTTCTTATTATTACATAATCATAACAAGGCAACTAGCTAACCCTTAATTATCCTTTCAACCAAGTGAAAAACCTGCTTAAGTTCGTTGAAGAAGTACTTCCTTCTTCCATGTTGTGCTTTAGTTTTTCCATCAGCTTATGAGACCTTGATCTTGTGTTCTCATTACTAAGCAACTGATCCACTTTCTCTTTTATCTCTCCACGTGAGATCATTCCATTTTCATCCGAATCAAATGCCATTCCAACTTTCAATGCATCACAAATATAATTCTTATTGAAAAACTGGTCACCAAAATATGGCCAACACAGGAGAGGTACCCCATTAGACAAAGCTTCTATGGTCGAATTCCAACCGCAATGACTCACAAAACAAGCTATGGCAGGGTGGCTCAATACCATCTTTTGTGGAGCCCATCCAATTATTTTACCTTTATAACCCTTAAATTCGGGAGGGAGAGACACCTTATTGGTGCAATTGGGATCTTGACGCACAACCCAGAGAAAGGGTCTATTGGTAAGTTCAAGTGCAAGTGCAAGTTCTGTAAATTGTGTTTGATTAAAGAGAGTGTGACTTCCAAAAGCAACATAAACTACAGAACATTGAGGTTGCTGATCTAACCAACTCATGCAAGATATATCTTCTTCCCAGAATTGTCCTACTGATATTGTATTGTTGTTGTTAGGTGTCAATAATGGACCTATTGGAGATAATATGTTTGGTAATAAGGAAAATGCTTCAGGTTCAAGTTCTGGTGTGCTGTTACAGAGGAACCACTCGGTCAAATTTGAATTACGCATACAATGCGTCGCATACTTAAACATTTGCTTTCCAACAAACGGGTCGAACATATTTAGCCACCAAGAGACTTTAATATCCATAGTTGGAATGCAAGAGGATAACCACAATGGTTTTTCTGAGATTGGAAATCCTGCAATTCGAAACAAGATAAACTCTTACTTTGTGaccaaagaaaataagaaatacaTGTCGGATAGAAGGAAATTCAAGTTCagttaacttcacgtgaaattgataattaaaaatcgttaaataaaaatttagtctaatcaattaaattatttaacggctctcaactatcaatttcacatgaatTGAAGTTGACTGTACGTACGTGAGTTTTTACTTATATACCATATTTTCAAAGAAATCGTACATCAATGCCAATGatgaaagaataatttttttaatatattttttgaaccaACATATTACATTGATGTTCAAGTAtttaaaatgtataacaaataatTTTGATTTAGATACAAAACCACCGGAAAATGATAATTTCAAagttaagtttattttttttaacatgatGTGACTTTAAATAACTGGTATCATTGCTGCATATATATCCCAACAAAAAAAAtgattaaa is a window encoding:
- the LOC112784753 gene encoding UDP-glycosyltransferase 83A1-like — its product is MSTPTVLVLPSPTQGHVNPMMILSHKLVDHGCNIIFVNSDFNHKRVVRSMDNNNESSSPIKLVSISDGLGPDHDRVDLGELCDSMLRTMPSELEKLIEDLQMNEGIKVTCVVADVFMGWALEVASKMGIKGAFFWPTAASLFVLQYNASNLVADGILDSDGFPISEKPLWLSSCIPTMDIKVSWWLNMFDPFVGKQMFKYATHCMRNSNLTEWFLCNSTPELEPEAFSLLPNILSPIGPLLTPNNNNTISVGQFWEEDISCMSWLDQQPQCSVVYVAFGSHTLFNQTQFTELALALELTNRPFLWVVRQDPNCTNKVSLPPEFKGYKGKIIGWAPQKMVLSHPAIACFVSHCGWNSTIEALSNGVPLLCWPYFGDQFFNKNYICDALKVGMAFDSDENGMISRGEIKEKVDQLLSNENTRSRSHKLMEKLKHNMEEGSTSSTNLSRFFTWLKG